From the genome of Planctomycetota bacterium, one region includes:
- a CDS encoding polyprenyl synthetase family protein translates to MVGMFSLGEKHKAIEELLAAELGEVEARFAAELVSDLSCVNDLARHLEQYRGKMLRPLLVMLSGLATSSDGQLRDEHRTLATVVEMVHMATLVHDDVLDEQDVRRKVTTINQLRGNEAAVMLGDYLISHSYHLCSSLDSQAAARLIAATTNTVCEGELLQLHNRNNWSLDEQTYFDIIRRKTASLCGVGCRLGAMFSGADRHVCDEMNRYGELIGAAFQIIDDVLDLTGDASVVGKSLGKDLEKGKLTLPLIHRLETAAAADRQMLLNLLRTPGPDQARKVGQVLIDSDALPYARRRAEQFIEQAKAALMCVSDSPARATLMTIADAVINRSF, encoded by the coding sequence ATGGTCGGCATGTTTTCACTGGGCGAAAAGCACAAGGCGATTGAGGAGCTGCTCGCGGCGGAGCTGGGCGAGGTCGAAGCGCGCTTCGCCGCCGAGCTGGTGAGCGATTTGTCATGCGTCAACGATCTGGCGCGACACCTGGAGCAGTACCGCGGCAAGATGCTGCGCCCGCTGTTGGTCATGCTCAGCGGGCTGGCCACGTCGAGCGACGGGCAACTGCGCGATGAGCATCGCACGCTGGCGACGGTCGTCGAGATGGTGCACATGGCGACGCTGGTGCATGACGATGTGCTCGACGAGCAGGACGTCCGCCGCAAGGTCACGACGATCAATCAGCTCCGCGGCAACGAGGCGGCGGTGATGCTCGGCGACTACCTCATCAGCCATTCGTACCATCTTTGCTCCTCGCTCGACTCGCAGGCCGCCGCCCGGCTCATCGCGGCGACGACCAACACCGTCTGCGAAGGCGAACTGCTTCAACTGCACAACCGCAACAACTGGTCGCTGGACGAGCAGACGTACTTCGACATCATCCGCCGCAAGACCGCGTCGCTCTGCGGCGTGGGCTGCCGGCTGGGCGCGATGTTCAGCGGGGCGGACCGGCACGTGTGCGACGAGATGAACCGCTACGGCGAACTGATCGGCGCGGCGTTCCAGATCATCGACGATGTGCTGGACCTGACCGGCGACGCGAGCGTCGTCGGCAAATCGCTCGGCAAGGACCTGGAAAAAGGCAAGCTCACGCTCCCGCTCATTCACCGCCTCGAAACCGCCGCGGCGGCGGATCGGCAGATGCTCCTCAACCTGCTTCGCACGCCCGGCCCGGATCAGGCGCGCAAGGTCGGTCAGGTGCTCATCGACTCCGATGCCCTGCCGTATGCGCGCCGCCGGGCCGAGCAGTTCATCGAGCAGGCGAAGGCGGCGTTAATGTGCGTCTCCGATTCCCCGGCCCGCGCGACGCTGATGACGATCGCCGACGCGGTGATCAATCGCAGTTTCTGA